A single Dreissena polymorpha isolate Duluth1 chromosome 14, UMN_Dpol_1.0, whole genome shotgun sequence DNA region contains:
- the LOC127858841 gene encoding uncharacterized protein LOC127858841, producing the protein MSRRSKDDYVQVFRSLRRRLGDLSVEWIMLDFEAATWQAIREVFPDAVIRGCVFHFTQRIYRKITTEGLSTAYQQHGDKFEFFRKIMSLLYLPVEQIEPAFNRLMEVAEGVGGPVLRVCEYISRTWIHGSVWRPLNWCVFREEVRTNNDLEGWHRRINARACSANLGLYKLANLLREESETVDLHIRLVSQHLLTKIRRKKYVTIHGRLHQAWDDYEEEKLTTTELLRIISHINALGPSTAVHHMLDDDEA; encoded by the exons ATGTCGAGGCGAAGTAAAGATGATTACGTTCAG gttttcAGGAGTCTACGTCGCAGACTGGGGGATCTCTCTGTAGAGTGGATTATGTTAGACTTTGAAGCTG CAACTTGGCAGGCGATAAGAGAGGTTTTTCCTGATGCCGTGATACGGGGATGCGTCTTCCACTTTACACAGCGGATATACAGGAAGATCACCACAGAGGGACTGAGTACCGCGTATCAGCAACATGGTGACAAGTTCGAGTTCTTCAGGAAAATTATGTCCCTTCTTTATCTACCAGTTGAACAGATTGAACCGGCATTCAACAGGCTGATGGAGGTAGCTGAAGGAGTCGGGGGTCCCGTACTGCGGGTATGCGAGTACATTTCCCGTACATGGATCCACGGCAGTGTATGGCGACCCCTCAATTGGTGCGTGTTTAGAGAGGAGGTGCGAACGAACAACGACTTGGAAG gATGGCATAGACGCATCAACGCACGAGCGTGTTCAGCCAACCTCGGGCTTTACAAGTTGGCCAACCTTCTCAGAGAGGAATCTGAGACTGTTGATCTTCATATACGGCTGGTGAGCCAGCACCTTCTCACGAAGATCAGGCGGAAGAAGTATGTTACGATACACGGCAGACTGCATCAAGCATGGGATGACTACGAAGAAGAGAAGCTGACAACAACTGAACTTCTGAGGATCATCAGCCACATCAATGCCCTCGGACCATCCACAgcggtccaccacatgctcgacgACGACGAGGCTTGA